A stretch of the Notamacropus eugenii isolate mMacEug1 chromosome 2, mMacEug1.pri_v2, whole genome shotgun sequence genome encodes the following:
- the LOC140522993 gene encoding olfactory receptor 5V1-like, giving the protein MRDLRQTGNQTITEFIFLGFSNHPQLQGLFFLIFLVVYLVTLLGNLLILIAIRINPVLHTPMYYFLSNLSFLDICYTSTTVPIMLVNFFQEKKTITYESCLSQLFFLVTCAGTEGVLLAAMAYDRFIAICHPLSYPVLMNRRVCTYLAAASWLCGLVNSLMHTGLTATLTLCDSNEISHFLCDIPLLLKLACSDTSVNEFILYVSSATIGLSPCLFTAVSYMLIISAILKIQSAQGRKKTFSTCTSHLTVVLIFFGTAIFHYDQPSSGYSLDEDILISVLFCIVTPMLNPIIYGLRNKEVKGAIRKLSGECRSS; this is encoded by the coding sequence AAATCAAACAATTACTGAATTCATCTTCCTGGGATTTTCCAACCACCCACAACTCCAGGGATTGTTCTTCTTGATATTTTTGGTTGTATACCTGGTAACTCTTCTGGGGAACCTTCTCATATTAATAGCAATCAGAATCAACCCTGTTCTGCATACCCCTATGTATTATTTCCTCAGCAACCTGTCCTTCCTGGACATCTGCTACACCTCCACCACTGTCCCCATCATGCTGGTGAACTTTTTCCAAGAGAAGAAAACCATTACCTATGAAAGCTGTCTGTCCCAGCTCTTTTTCCTTGTTACTTGTGCTGGTACTGAGGGTGTCCTGTTGGCTGCTATGGCTTATGACAGGTTTATAGCCATTTGCCATCCATTAAGTTACCCTGTCCTCATGAATAGGAGGGTCTGTACCTACTTAGCAGCTGCCTCCTGGTTGTGTGGGTtagtgaattctctgatgcacaCAGGGCTCACAGCCACTCTCACTCTGTGTGATTCCAATGAGATCAGTCATTTTCTCTGTGATATCCCCCTACTCCTGAAGCTCGCCTGTTCAGACACTTCAGTCAATGAGTTCATACTCTATGTGTCCAGTGCCACCATTGGTCTGAGCCCCTGCCTCTTCACTGCTGTATCCTACATGCTCATTATCTCTGCCATCTTGAAAATCCAGTCTGCTCAGGGGCGGAAAAAAACCTTCTCCACCTGTACCTCTCACCTCACTGTGGTGCTCATCTTCTTTGGAACTGCCATCTTCCACTACGATCAGCCCAGTTCAGGCTACTCTCTGGATGAGGACATCCTTATCTCTGTTCTGTTCTGTATTGTTACACCCATGTTAAATCCTATCATTTACGGCCTGAGAAACAAGGAAGTCAAGGGGGCTATAAGAAAACTGTCTGGAGAATGTAGGTCATCATGA